A stretch of Natator depressus isolate rNatDep1 chromosome 2, rNatDep2.hap1, whole genome shotgun sequence DNA encodes these proteins:
- the LOC141981504 gene encoding transmembrane protein 14C-like encodes MGLDWIGFGYAALVTSGGIIGYAKAGSVPSLAAGLLFGSLAGLGAYQLSQNPKNVWLSLIASGTLTGVMGMRFYNSGKVMPAGLIAGASLLMVGRLGLKMIEKPHDP; translated from the exons ATGGGTTTGGACTGGATAGGCTTTGGCTATGCAGCATTGGTTACATCAGGTGGAATAATTGGCTACGCAAAAGCAG GTAGTGTCCCATCTCTAGCTGCTGGTCTTCTCTTCGGGAGCTTAGCTGGACTGGGTGCTTACCAGCTGTCTCAGAATCCAAAAAATGTGTGGCTTTCTCTGA TTGCATCTGGAACACTGACTGGAGTTATGGGAATGAGATTTTACAACTCTGGAAAAGTCATGCCTGCAGGATTAATTGCTGGTGCCAG TCTGTTAATGGTTGGGAGACTTGGACTGAAGATGATTGAAAAGCCCCATGATCCATAA